A single genomic interval of Bacteroidales bacterium harbors:
- a CDS encoding 30S ribosomal protein S21: MIIVPVKEGESIDRALKKLKRKFEKTGVVKELRERQKFTKPSVKRREEILHAVYVQQLQQAEEK, encoded by the coding sequence ATGATCATTGTTCCTGTAAAAGAAGGCGAAAGCATCGACCGCGCGTTGAAGAAACTGAAACGTAAATTTGAAAAAACCGGTGTCGTTAAAGAACTCCGCGAAAGGCAGAAGTTCACGAAGCCATCTGTGAAACGTAGAGAAGAGATTCTCCATGCTGTTTACGTTCAGCAGCTCCAGCAGGCAGAGGAAAAGTGA
- a CDS encoding tyrosine-type recombinase/integrase, with amino-acid sequence MLKERFIDYLRFEKRFSPHTIKSYEHDLMQFSAYLQAQYNEEHPENALPEMIRSWMVSLLEANITSRSVNRKLSTLNSFYHFCLRSGEIELNPLKKVNAPKSSSGLPVFLDKDKMEDLFQEIHFEDTFEGCRDRTMIMLLYSTGIRRSELLGLKSQDLDLVKGTLKVLGKRNKERIIPIGSYICTQLEIYIRSKEKIMLEQALITDDLLQTNRRKVKSANYSKQRNNTDILFVTSAGRPIGARQVYDIIHKLLSQVSSQSKLSPHVLRHTFATHMLNDGADLNSIKELLGHTSLAATQVYTHNTIEKLKLIFKQAHPRA; translated from the coding sequence ATGCTGAAAGAGAGATTTATTGATTATCTTAGGTTTGAAAAGCGGTTTTCTCCGCATACCATCAAGTCATATGAGCATGATTTAATGCAATTCTCTGCATATCTGCAGGCTCAATACAATGAAGAACATCCGGAAAATGCCTTACCTGAAATGATTCGGTCATGGATGGTATCCCTTCTTGAGGCTAATATCACATCCCGTTCAGTCAACAGGAAATTATCCACACTAAATTCATTTTATCATTTTTGTCTTCGGAGTGGAGAAATTGAACTCAATCCATTAAAGAAAGTGAATGCTCCGAAATCATCTTCCGGTTTACCTGTTTTTTTGGACAAGGATAAAATGGAAGATTTATTCCAGGAAATACATTTTGAGGATACTTTTGAAGGATGCAGGGACAGGACAATGATTATGCTGCTATATTCAACCGGAATCAGGCGATCGGAACTACTTGGGCTAAAGAGTCAGGATTTAGACCTGGTTAAGGGCACATTAAAAGTGTTAGGAAAGAGAAACAAAGAAAGAATTATTCCAATTGGTAGTTACATTTGTACTCAATTGGAAATATATATCAGGAGTAAGGAAAAAATTATGCTGGAACAGGCTTTAATTACTGATGACTTATTACAAACAAACAGGAGGAAGGTGAAGTCTGCCAATTATTCAAAACAGAGAAACAATACCGATATTTTATTTGTTACATCTGCCGGACGACCGATCGGGGCCAGGCAGGTTTATGATATTATTCATAAGCTGTTATCGCAGGTTTCATCACAGTCGAAGCTTAGCCCTCATGTATTGAGGCATACTTTTGCAACACATATGCTGAATGATGGTGCTGACCTGAATTCAATAAAGGAATTACTCGGACATACCAGCCTGGCGGCTACCCAGGTTTATACTCACAATACGATAGAGAAATTAAAACTGATATTTAAACAAGCCCATCCAAGGGCGTAA
- the raiA gene encoding ribosome-associated translation inhibitor RaiA: MRVKINSVHFKTDKKLDDFISEKMDKLVSLHDGIIGSEVTLRVDNTDAPDNKIAEIKLMVPGNDLFARKQSKSFEEAADTAVEALRRQLTKHKEKQRGE; this comes from the coding sequence ATGAGAGTGAAGATTAACTCAGTTCATTTCAAGACGGACAAGAAACTTGATGATTTTATTTCCGAAAAGATGGACAAACTCGTAAGCCTTCACGATGGAATCATCGGGAGCGAAGTTACCCTCAGGGTTGATAATACGGATGCACCGGATAATAAGATAGCCGAGATAAAGTTAATGGTGCCGGGGAATGATCTTTTTGCGAGAAAACAGAGTAAATCCTTTGAAGAAGCGGCTGATACTGCTGTGGAAGCGCTACGTCGCCAACTAACTAAACACAAGGAAAAACAGAGAGGAGAATAA
- the tuf gene encoding elongation factor Tu — MAKEKFDRSKPHVNIGTIGHIDHGKTTLTAAITLVLAEKGLSEFRSFDSIDNAPEEKERGITINTAHVEYQTANRHYAHVDCPGHADYIKNMVTGAAQMDGAIIVVAATDGPMPQTREHILLARQVGVPRLVVFMNKVDLVDDEEILEIVEMEIRDLLTFYGFDGDKTPVIQGSALGGLNKEEKWVDKIMELMDACDNWILLPERLVDKPFLMPIEDVFSITGRGTVATGRIETGIIHVGDPVDIIGMGAEKMKSVCTGVEMFRKLLDTGEAGDNAGLLLRGVDKDTIRRGMVIAKPGSITPHKHFKAEVYILKKEEGGRHTPFQNKYRPQFYFRTTDVTGEITLPAGVEMCMPGDNITIEVHLIAEIAMNMNLRFAIREGGRTVGAGQVTEILD, encoded by the coding sequence ATGGCAAAAGAAAAATTCGATCGTTCAAAACCTCACGTGAACATCGGTACCATTGGTCACATTGACCATGGAAAGACCACGCTCACGGCTGCTATCACTCTTGTGTTGGCTGAAAAAGGTCTTTCGGAATTCAGGTCATTCGATTCAATTGACAACGCTCCGGAAGAAAAGGAAAGAGGTATTACCATTAATACAGCCCACGTTGAGTATCAGACTGCGAATCGTCATTATGCTCACGTTGACTGTCCAGGTCATGCTGACTATATTAAGAACATGGTTACTGGTGCTGCCCAGATGGACGGTGCTATTATCGTTGTTGCTGCTACTGATGGTCCAATGCCTCAGACCCGCGAGCATATCCTTCTCGCACGTCAGGTAGGTGTTCCTCGTCTGGTGGTTTTCATGAACAAGGTTGACCTTGTTGATGATGAAGAAATTCTTGAAATCGTTGAAATGGAAATTCGTGATCTTCTCACATTCTATGGATTCGACGGTGACAAAACTCCTGTTATCCAGGGTTCAGCTCTTGGTGGACTGAACAAGGAAGAGAAATGGGTTGATAAGATCATGGAACTCATGGATGCTTGTGATAATTGGATCCTTTTACCAGAGCGTTTGGTTGACAAACCATTCCTTATGCCTATTGAAGACGTATTCTCAATCACAGGCCGTGGAACAGTTGCTACAGGTAGAATTGAAACCGGTATCATCCATGTTGGTGATCCAGTTGATATCATCGGTATGGGTGCTGAAAAAATGAAATCAGTTTGTACTGGTGTTGAAATGTTCCGCAAACTTCTTGACACTGGTGAAGCTGGTGACAATGCAGGTTTGTTACTTCGCGGTGTTGATAAAGACACCATCCGTCGTGGTATGGTTATTGCAAAACCAGGTTCAATTACTCCTCACAAACATTTCAAAGCTGAGGTTTATATCCTGAAGAAAGAAGAAGGTGGACGTCATACTCCATTCCAGAATAAATATCGTCCTCAGTTCTATTTCAGGACCACTGATGTAACAGGTGAAATTACCCTGCCAGCTGGTGTTGAAATGTGTATGCCTGGTGATAATATCACAATTGAAGTTCATTTGATCGCTGAAATCGCTATGAATATGAACCTCCGTTTCGCTATCCGCGAAGGTGGTCGTACAGTAGGTGCAGGTCAGGTAACTGAAATTCTGGACTAA
- the secE gene encoding preprotein translocase subunit SecE, whose translation MAKNKFVEYVTESYDELMHKVSWPTWSELQNSAVVVSIASLIIALVVFLMDKAFTVLLQQFYQLF comes from the coding sequence ATGGCAAAGAATAAGTTCGTAGAGTACGTCACAGAGAGTTACGATGAACTCATGCACAAAGTATCCTGGCCTACCTGGAGTGAGTTACAAAACAGTGCTGTCGTAGTATCCATTGCTTCCCTTATCATTGCACTTGTTGTGTTTTTGATGGATAAGGCGTTTACAGTATTGTTGCAGCAGTTTTATCAACTGTTTTAG
- the nusG gene encoding transcription termination/antitermination factor NusG, whose product MGDQVKKWYVVRAISGNEKKVKQYLESEINRLNLQDYISQVLIPTEKVYQVRNGKKISKERSYLPGYVLVEAVLVGEIPHIIRNIPGVLGFLGSKDEPVPLRPAEVNRILGKVDELSEQGAELSVPFIVGETVTVTDGPFNSFSGVIEEINEEKKKLKVMVKIFGRKTPLELSFMQVAKES is encoded by the coding sequence ATGGGCGATCAAGTGAAAAAATGGTATGTGGTACGAGCCATCAGCGGGAATGAGAAAAAGGTTAAACAATACCTTGAAAGTGAAATTAATCGCCTGAATCTTCAGGACTACATTTCACAAGTGCTTATTCCAACTGAGAAAGTATACCAGGTGCGTAATGGCAAGAAAATCAGCAAAGAGCGTAGCTATTTGCCTGGATATGTTCTTGTTGAAGCAGTTTTGGTGGGCGAAATTCCACACATTATTCGCAACATTCCGGGGGTTTTGGGATTCCTTGGCTCGAAGGATGAACCCGTTCCCCTGAGACCGGCCGAAGTGAACAGAATTCTGGGTAAAGTCGATGAGCTCTCTGAGCAAGGCGCCGAACTCAGTGTACCGTTCATAGTTGGTGAAACCGTAACTGTGACTGACGGTCCTTTCAACAGTTTCAGCGGTGTGATTGAAGAAATCAATGAAGAGAAGAAAAAGCTGAAAGTCATGGTAAAGATTTTCGGGAGAAAAACACCTCTCGAATTATCATTCATGCAAGTTGCAAAGGAATCTTAA
- the rplK gene encoding 50S ribosomal protein L11, whose protein sequence is MAKEVAGLIKLQIKGGAANPSPPVGPALGSKGVNIMEFCKQFNARTQDQSGKIIPVIITVYKDKSFEFVIKTSPVAVQLLEATKLKSGSAEPNRKKVASVTWEQVQAIAENKMPDLNCFELESAMKMVAGTARSMGITVKGEAPFAL, encoded by the coding sequence ATGGCAAAAGAAGTTGCTGGCTTAATTAAACTGCAAATCAAAGGAGGTGCGGCTAATCCTTCGCCCCCTGTTGGACCTGCTTTAGGCTCCAAGGGTGTGAACATTATGGAGTTTTGTAAACAGTTTAACGCACGTACGCAAGATCAGTCTGGGAAAATTATTCCAGTGATCATTACTGTTTATAAGGACAAATCATTTGAATTTGTCATTAAAACATCTCCAGTAGCCGTTCAACTCCTTGAAGCAACAAAGCTGAAAAGCGGCTCTGCCGAACCTAACCGTAAGAAAGTAGCATCTGTTACCTGGGAACAGGTACAAGCTATTGCCGAAAACAAGATGCCTGACCTCAATTGCTTTGAACTGGAATCAGCCATGAAAATGGTTGCCGGTACAGCAAGGAGTATGGGTATCACGGTTAAAGGCGAAGCCCCTTTTGCACTGTAA
- a CDS encoding 50S ribosomal protein L1, whose translation MAKLTKNHKLALAKYDKDAAYALADAARIVKEITTSKFDASVDIDVRLGVDPRKANQMVRGIVTLPHGTGKVVRVLVLCSPEKEEEAKAAGADHVGLDDYIQKIKEGWTDVDVIITMPSIMPKVGALGRILGPRGLMPNPKTGTVTMEIGKAVQEVKAGKIDFKVDKYGIIHASIGKVSFEQDQIIENARELISTIIKLKPSSAKGTYMKSVFMSSTMSPGIRIDQKSITA comes from the coding sequence ATGGCTAAACTGACTAAGAATCATAAACTGGCTTTAGCTAAATACGACAAGGACGCTGCTTATGCGCTTGCTGATGCTGCACGAATTGTCAAGGAGATAACAACATCTAAATTCGACGCTTCTGTTGATATTGATGTTCGCCTTGGCGTTGACCCCCGTAAAGCCAACCAAATGGTACGTGGTATTGTTACCCTACCCCATGGAACTGGCAAAGTTGTGAGGGTCCTCGTGCTCTGTTCTCCTGAAAAGGAAGAAGAAGCAAAAGCCGCAGGAGCTGACCATGTAGGTCTTGATGACTATATCCAAAAAATAAAGGAAGGTTGGACTGATGTTGACGTTATCATTACGATGCCGTCCATCATGCCTAAAGTCGGTGCTCTGGGACGTATCCTCGGACCTCGTGGTCTGATGCCAAACCCCAAGACCGGTACCGTTACAATGGAAATAGGAAAAGCCGTACAGGAAGTGAAAGCCGGGAAAATCGACTTTAAAGTTGATAAGTACGGGATTATTCATGCCTCCATCGGTAAAGTTTCTTTTGAACAGGATCAAATCATTGAAAATGCAAGAGAGTTAATCTCTACCATTATCAAATTGAAGCCATCCTCTGCAAAAGGAACCTACATGAAAAGTGTCTTCATGTCCAGTACAATGAGTCCTGGAATTCGTATTGATCAAAAATCGATCACAGCCTAA
- a CDS encoding 50S ribosomal protein L10, with amino-acid sequence MRKEDKNQLIDTLTEELKASNYLYITDISDMNVANTNRLRRLCFKRDVKLIVVKNTLLQKAMVHSGKDFSPLFDVLKGHTSIMIANQGNIPAKLIKEFRKTSDKPLLKGAYVEEMTFIGDKELDALIAIKSKNELIADVVALLMSPAKNVISSLQSGGQTLSGVLKTLSERPE; translated from the coding sequence ATGAGAAAAGAAGATAAGAATCAGCTGATCGATACCCTTACCGAAGAATTAAAGGCTTCAAATTACCTTTATATTACTGATATTTCAGACATGAACGTTGCTAACACTAATCGTTTGCGCCGTTTGTGCTTCAAAAGGGATGTCAAGTTGATTGTCGTGAAAAATACCCTGCTCCAAAAAGCAATGGTTCATTCCGGCAAGGACTTTAGCCCATTGTTTGATGTTCTGAAAGGTCACACCTCAATTATGATCGCAAATCAGGGAAATATCCCTGCCAAGCTGATCAAGGAATTTAGGAAAACATCCGATAAGCCCCTGTTAAAAGGAGCCTATGTTGAAGAAATGACTTTTATCGGTGATAAGGAACTTGATGCACTCATTGCTATCAAGAGTAAAAATGAACTTATCGCTGATGTTGTCGCTCTTCTTATGTCACCTGCAAAGAATGTTATTTCATCTCTTCAGTCAGGCGGACAAACATTATCAGGTGTGCTCAAGACCTTATCCGAACGTCCTGAATAA
- the rplL gene encoding 50S ribosomal protein L7/L12, with translation MADLKAFAEQLVNLTVKEVNELAKILKDEYGIEPAAAAPVMMAGPAAGGDAPAAEEKTKFDVILKSAGQAKLAVVKLVKELTSLGLKEAKDLVDAAPKAIKEGVSKDEADALKSQLEEAGAEVEVK, from the coding sequence ATGGCAGATTTAAAAGCTTTCGCTGAACAGTTGGTTAACCTGACAGTTAAGGAAGTAAACGAACTGGCTAAAATTCTCAAAGATGAATATGGTATTGAACCAGCAGCAGCAGCTCCAGTCATGATGGCCGGTCCTGCAGCAGGTGGCGACGCTCCTGCAGCTGAAGAGAAAACCAAATTCGACGTGATCCTCAAGAGTGCAGGCCAAGCAAAATTGGCTGTTGTAAAACTTGTTAAGGAACTTACCAGTCTCGGTCTTAAAGAAGCAAAAGACCTCGTTGATGCTGCTCCAAAAGCCATCAAAGAAGGCGTTTCAAAAGACGAAGCTGATGCCCTTAAATCACAACTTGAAGAAGCCGGCGCTGAAGTTGAGGTTAAGTAA
- the rpoB gene encoding DNA-directed RNA polymerase subunit beta, with translation MASNKIERINFGTTQIKADYPDFLEIQIKSFQDFFQLETNPDNRINEGLFKVFSENFPITDARNNFVLEFLDYYIDPPRYSIEECLERGLTYSVPLKAKLKLYCTDPEHEDFETIIQDVYLGMIPYMTPKGTFAINGAERVVVSQLHRSPGVFFGTSYHTNGQQLYSARIIPFKGSWMEFTTDINNVMYAYIDRKKKLPVTTLLRAIGYESDKDILEIFDLAEEIKVSKAGLKKYVGRRLAARVLKTWIEDFGDEDTGEVVSIERTEVIIDRETVLESNHVDMIVDSGAKSILLHREDVNSQEFAIIFNTLQKDTANNEKEAVEYIYRQLRNAEPPDEETARGIIDKLFFSDKRYDLGDVGRYRINKKLGINTDLDTRVLTKEDIISIIKYLIGLINSKTEVDDIDHLSNRRVRTVGEQLYNQFGVGLARMARTIRERMNVRDNEVFTPMDLINAKTLSSVINSFFGTNQLSQFMDQTNPLSEITHKRRVSALGPGGLSRERAGFEVRDVHYTHYGRLCTIETPEGPNIGLISSLCVYAKINKLGFIETPYKRITDGKVELNETVYLSAEEEENKIIAQATTSIDKDGLITSDRVKVRYLADYPLIERQKVDLMDIAPNQIASIAASLIPFLEHDDANRALMGSNMMRQAVPLLNPEAPIVGTGLEGKVAQDSRALINAEGDGMVEYVDATQIVIRYARIEEERLVSFDDDVKVYNLTKFTRTNQNTCINLRPIVRKGDKVKKGQVLCEGYATRGGELALGRNLMVAFMPWKGYNFEDAIVISEKVVKEDIFTSLHIEEFTLEVRDTKRGVEELTNDIPNVSQEATKDLDENGLIRIGAEVNEGDILIGKITPKGESDPTPEEKLLRAIFGDKAGDVKDASLKAPPSMKGVVVDKRLFSRVIKDKKLKAKEKDIVKDLDDEFMKSTNELKQKLVDKLTVLVSGKTSQGVYNNFKNEIVPKKVKFTQKMLLGLDYNSINPNKWTTDKEVNDLIKQLINNYIIKYKELLGVYNRRKFVATVGDELPNGIVQMAKVYVAKKRKLKVGDKMAGRHGNKGIVARIVREEDMPFLPDGTPVDIVLNPLGVPSRMNLGQIFETVLGWAGAKLGTTYATPIFDGASIFQINDLMDKASLPHNGRVYLYDGGTGERFDQPATVGYIYMLKLHHMVDDKMHARSIGPYSLITQQPLGGKAQFGGQRFGEMEVWALEAFGAANILQEILTVKSDDVVGRAKAYEAIVKGENMPTPGIPESFNVLVHELRGLGLNVSFE, from the coding sequence TTGGCTTCAAATAAAATCGAACGGATCAATTTCGGTACCACCCAGATAAAGGCGGATTACCCCGATTTTCTCGAAATTCAGATCAAGTCATTCCAGGATTTTTTCCAGCTGGAAACAAATCCTGATAATCGTATCAATGAAGGACTATTCAAGGTTTTCTCCGAGAATTTTCCTATTACTGATGCGAGGAATAACTTCGTTCTGGAGTTTCTTGATTATTACATAGACCCCCCTCGCTATTCCATTGAGGAATGCCTGGAAAGGGGTTTAACTTATAGTGTCCCCCTTAAAGCAAAATTGAAGCTTTATTGTACCGACCCGGAGCATGAAGATTTTGAGACCATTATTCAGGATGTATATCTTGGTATGATCCCATACATGACTCCTAAAGGTACTTTTGCTATCAATGGAGCTGAAAGGGTAGTAGTATCACAGCTGCACCGCTCCCCGGGTGTATTCTTCGGGACAAGCTACCATACCAATGGACAGCAGTTGTACTCCGCCAGGATTATCCCTTTCAAAGGTTCCTGGATGGAATTTACTACTGATATCAACAATGTGATGTATGCTTACATCGACAGGAAAAAGAAACTTCCTGTTACCACATTGCTGAGAGCTATCGGTTATGAAAGCGACAAGGATATCCTTGAAATTTTTGACCTCGCTGAAGAAATAAAAGTCAGCAAAGCAGGTCTTAAAAAATATGTTGGTCGCCGATTGGCTGCCAGGGTACTCAAAACCTGGATAGAAGATTTCGGTGACGAAGATACCGGTGAAGTTGTATCCATCGAACGTACAGAAGTAATCATCGATCGTGAAACCGTATTGGAATCCAATCATGTGGATATGATCGTTGATTCTGGTGCCAAATCCATACTTCTGCATCGTGAAGATGTCAATTCCCAGGAATTTGCCATCATTTTCAACACCCTTCAGAAAGATACCGCCAATAATGAGAAAGAGGCTGTAGAGTACATCTACAGACAGCTGCGTAATGCAGAACCTCCTGATGAGGAAACAGCACGTGGTATCATTGATAAATTGTTCTTTTCCGATAAACGTTATGATCTTGGCGATGTTGGTCGCTACAGGATTAATAAAAAATTGGGAATTAACACTGACCTGGATACCAGGGTTCTCACCAAGGAAGATATCATCTCAATTATCAAGTATTTGATTGGTCTTATTAACTCCAAGACCGAAGTAGATGATATTGACCACTTGAGCAATCGTCGTGTCCGTACTGTAGGTGAACAGCTTTATAACCAGTTTGGTGTAGGGCTTGCCCGTATGGCCAGGACTATTCGCGAACGTATGAACGTTCGTGATAACGAGGTTTTCACTCCAATGGACCTCATCAATGCTAAAACACTTTCGAGTGTTATCAATTCATTCTTTGGGACTAACCAGTTGTCGCAGTTCATGGATCAAACCAATCCACTGAGTGAGATCACCCATAAGCGCAGGGTTTCCGCCCTGGGTCCAGGGGGTCTTTCCAGGGAAAGGGCCGGATTTGAGGTGCGCGACGTTCACTATACCCATTATGGGCGTCTCTGTACAATCGAGACTCCTGAAGGACCGAATATCGGTCTCATTTCTTCTCTCTGTGTCTATGCTAAAATCAATAAGCTGGGCTTCATTGAAACTCCTTATAAGAGAATTACTGATGGTAAGGTTGAACTGAATGAAACAGTTTACCTGAGTGCTGAAGAAGAAGAAAATAAGATTATTGCCCAGGCTACCACATCAATCGATAAGGATGGCCTGATCACATCAGACAGGGTTAAGGTACGTTACCTTGCGGATTATCCTTTGATCGAAAGACAAAAGGTGGATCTCATGGATATTGCCCCTAACCAGATTGCCTCCATTGCAGCTTCGCTCATCCCGTTCCTCGAACATGATGATGCAAACCGTGCGCTGATGGGATCAAACATGATGCGTCAGGCAGTTCCTCTCTTAAACCCGGAAGCACCTATTGTTGGTACCGGGCTTGAAGGGAAAGTTGCCCAGGATTCCAGGGCTCTTATCAATGCAGAAGGTGACGGAATGGTTGAATATGTTGATGCAACCCAGATTGTTATCCGATATGCAAGGATTGAAGAAGAAAGACTTGTTAGTTTTGATGATGATGTGAAGGTATATAACCTTACTAAATTCACCAGGACGAACCAGAATACCTGTATAAACCTTCGTCCGATCGTTAGAAAAGGCGATAAGGTGAAAAAGGGACAGGTTCTGTGCGAAGGCTATGCCACCCGTGGTGGAGAACTGGCATTAGGTCGTAACCTGATGGTTGCATTCATGCCTTGGAAAGGGTATAATTTTGAGGATGCAATCGTTATCTCTGAAAAAGTAGTGAAGGAAGATATCTTTACTTCTTTACATATTGAAGAATTTACCCTCGAAGTTCGTGATACCAAACGTGGTGTTGAAGAACTCACCAATGATATCCCTAATGTTAGCCAGGAAGCTACCAAGGATCTGGACGAAAATGGTCTGATCCGAATTGGAGCGGAAGTGAATGAAGGTGATATTCTCATTGGAAAGATTACTCCAAAGGGAGAAAGTGATCCCACACCTGAAGAGAAACTCCTCCGTGCAATCTTTGGCGACAAAGCCGGTGATGTGAAGGATGCTTCTCTTAAGGCGCCTCCTTCAATGAAGGGTGTTGTTGTTGATAAACGATTGTTTTCCAGGGTGATTAAGGATAAGAAACTTAAAGCCAAGGAGAAAGATATCGTTAAAGATCTCGACGATGAATTCATGAAGAGCACCAATGAGCTGAAACAGAAGCTCGTGGATAAACTCACTGTTCTTGTAAGTGGTAAGACCTCACAAGGGGTTTACAACAACTTTAAGAATGAGATTGTCCCCAAAAAGGTGAAATTCACTCAAAAAATGCTGTTAGGACTTGATTATAATAGCATTAACCCCAACAAATGGACAACTGATAAGGAAGTTAATGACCTGATCAAACAGCTCATCAACAATTATATTATTAAGTACAAGGAATTGCTGGGTGTTTATAACCGGAGGAAATTTGTAGCCACAGTAGGTGATGAATTACCCAATGGTATTGTTCAGATGGCAAAGGTTTATGTTGCCAAGAAGCGCAAGCTGAAGGTAGGTGATAAGATGGCCGGTCGTCACGGTAATAAGGGTATTGTTGCCCGTATTGTTCGTGAAGAAGATATGCCATTCCTGCCTGATGGCACACCGGTAGACATTGTACTGAACCCGCTGGGTGTACCTTCCCGTATGAACCTCGGACAGATTTTCGAGACTGTATTGGGATGGGCCGGAGCAAAATTGGGGACAACTTATGCAACTCCGATTTTTGACGGGGCATCGATATTCCAGATCAATGATTTGATGGATAAAGCCAGTCTTCCGCACAATGGCAGGGTATACCTGTATGACGGAGGCACCGGTGAACGTTTTGACCAGCCTGCAACAGTAGGTTACATCTATATGCTGAAACTTCATCACATGGTTGATGATAAGATGCATGCCCGTTCCATCGGACCTTATTCACTTATTACACAACAACCCCTTGGAGGTAAGGCCCAATTTGGTGGTCAACGTTTCGGGGAAATGGAAGTCTGGGCATTGGAAGCCTTTGGGGCAGCCAATATTCTGCAGGAAATTCTAACTGTTAAGTCCGATGATGTTGTAGGTCGTGCAAAAGCCTATGAAGCCATCGTTAAAGGTGAGAATATGCCTACTCCGGGTATACCCGAATCATTCAATGTACTTGTACACGAATTGAGAGGCTTAGGCCTGAACGTAAGTTTCGAATAA